The genomic segment CGGTGACCCGCGCTTCTCGATTCCTGATCGGTCTGGTCACCTGCTTCGCCACGCACGGCGGCATCCCCGCCGTCGCGCGCGCCGCCTGGCGCCGGTAGGTGCTTGGCGGCACACCGACCAGCTCGGTGAAGCGACTGCTGAACGTGCCCAGCGACGAGCAGCCGACCGCGAAACAGACCTCGGTGACGCTGAGGTCGCCGCGACGTAG from the Streptosporangiales bacterium genome contains:
- a CDS encoding helix-turn-helix domain-containing protein; translated protein: LRRGDLSVTEVCFAVGCSSLGTFSSRFTELVGVPPSTYRRQAARATAGMPPCVAKQVTRPIRNREARVTEPQLA